CGTCCTGGACCTCCTCACGGACGCCGACGGCCGTACGGCCGGCGTCACGCTGCACGTCATGGGCGAGGGCCAGCACGACGGAGTGGGCGCCGTGCACGCCCCCGCGGTCGTCCTCGCGACCGGCGGCATGGGCCAGGTCTTCTCCGCCACCACCAACCCGTCCGTGTCCACCGGCGACGGTGTGGCGCTCGCCCTGCGCGCGGGCGCGGAAGTGAGCGATCTGGAGTTCGTCCAGTTCCACCCCACTGTGCTCTTCCTCGGCCCGGACGCCGAGGGCCAGCAGCCCCTCGTCTCCGAGGCGGTCCGCGGCGAGGGCGCCCACCTGGTCGACGCCGGCGGCGTGCGCTTCATGGTCGGGCAGCACGAGCTGGCCGAACTCGCGCCCCGGGACATCGTCGCCAAGGGCATCATGCGCCGCATGCAGGAACAGGACGTCGAGCACATGTTCCTCGACGCCCGGCACTTCGGCGCCACCATGTGGGAGCACCGCTTCCCGACGATCCTCGCCGCCTGCCGCGCCCACGGCATCGACCCGGTCACCGAGCCCATCCCGATAGCCCCGGCCGCCCACTACGCCTCCGGCGGCGTGCGCACCGACGCCCAGGGCCGTACGACCGTCCCGGGCCTGTACGCGTGCGGAGAGGTCGCCTGCACCGGCGTGCACGGCGCGAACCGCCTCGCCTCCAACTCCCTCCTGGAGGGCCTCGTCTACGCCGAGCGCATCGTGGAGGACATCGCCGCCGTCCACGCGGCGAACGGCCTCCACGCGCGCGTGCCCGCACCGGTCGAGCGCCCCGAGACCCCCGCGCACCCCCTGCAGTCGCCCGAGGCCAGGTTCGCGATCCAGCGGGCCATGACCAACGGCGCCGGCGTCCTGCGCTCGGCGGACTCCCTGGAGAAGGCCGCCGAACAGCTCCAGCGACTGCACACCGACGCCCGCGAGGCCCTCACCGAGAACGGCAAGACGGCCGAGCCCGGCGTCGACACCTGGGAGGCCACCAACCTCCTGTGCGTGGCCCGCGTCCTGGTCGCCGCCGCACGCGTGCGTGAGGAGACGCGCGGCTGCCACTGGCGCGAGGACCGGCCCGACCGCGACGACGCGGCATGGCGTCGCCACATCGTCGTACGGCTGAATCCGGACCGGACCCTCGCCGTACACACCACCGATACCGCAGACTTCCCCCCGACCCGGCAGCCCCTTCAGGAGCAGTGACAGACGTGAGCACCCCCGACCTTCCCCTCGCTGAGACCGGCGGCTGCGGCGACGGCTGTGCCTGTGGCGCAGACGGCGGCGAGGAGTACCTGGAGTGCGGGCTCGACCCCGCGCTCGCCCAGCTCCTGGCCGACGCGGGGCTCGACCCCGTGGAGGTCGAGGACATCGCCAACGTGGCCATCCAGGAGGACCTCGACCACGGCGTGGACGTGACGACGGTCGCGACCATCCCCGAGGACGCCGTCGCCACGGCCGACTTCGTCGCGCGCGAGGCGGGCGTCGTGGCCGGCCTGCGGGTCGCCGAGGCGGTCGTCTCGGTGGTCTGCGAGGACGAGTTCGAGGTCGAGCGGCATGTGGAGGACGGCGACCGGGTGGAGGCCGGGCAGAAGCTTCTGTCGGTCACCACGCGCACGCGTGACCTGCTCACCGCCGAGCGCAGCGCGCTGAACCTGCTGTGCCGGCTGTCCGGCATCGCGACCGCCACGCGTGCGTGGGCGGACGCGCTGGAGGGCACCAAGGCACGCGTGCGTGACACCCGCAAGACGACGCCCGGTCTCAGGTCGCTGGAGAAGTTCGCGGTGCGGTGCGGCGGCGGGGTCAACCACCGCATGTCGCTCTCCGACGCGGCGCTCGTCAAGGACAACCACGTGGTGGCCGCCGGCGGCGTCGCGCAGGCCTTCAAGGCCGTCCGCGAGACGTTCCCGGACGTGCCGATCGAGGTCGAGGTCGACACCCTGGACCAGCTGCGCGAGGTCGTGGACGCGGGCGCGGACCTGATCCTGCTGGACAACTTCACGCCCCAGGAGTGCGTGGAGGCGGTGGCGCTGGTGGACGGCCGGGCGGCGCTGGAGGCGTCGGGCCGGCTGACGCTGGACAACGCGCGCGTGTACGCCGAGACCGGCGTCGACTACCTGGCGGTGGGCGCGCTCACGCACTCCTCGCCGATCCTGGACGTCGGCCTCGACCTGCGTGAGGCGGAGTAGTCGCGATGCTGCTCACGATCGACGTAGGAAACACGCACACCGTCCTCGGCCTGTTCGACGGCGAGGAGATCGTCGAGCACTGGCGCATCTCCACGGACGCGCGCCGCACGGCCGACGAGCTGGCCGTCCTGCTGCAGGGCCTCATGGGCATGCACCCGCTGCTCGGCGAGGAACTGGGCGACGGCATCGACGGCATCGCGATCTGCGCGACGGTGCCCTCGGTGCTGCACGAGCTGCGCGAGGTGACGCGGCGGTACTACGGCGACGTGCCCGCGGTGCTGGTGGAGCCGGGCGTCAAGACGGGCGTGCCGATCCTCACCGACAACCCCAAGGAGGTCGGCGCGGACCGCATCATCAACGCGGTCGCGGCGGTCGAGCTGTACGGCGGCCCGGCGATCGTCGTCGACTTCGGCACGGCGACGACGTTCGACGCGGTGTCCGCGCGCGGGGAGTACGTCGGCGGCGTCATCGCGCCCGGTATCGAGATCTCCGTGGAGGCGCTCGGGGTGCGGGGCGCGCAACTGCGGAAGATCGAGGTGGCCCGGCCGCGGAGCGTGATCGGCAAGAACACCGTCGAGGCGATGCAGTCCGGGATCATCTACGGGTTCGCCGGGCAGGTCGACGGGGTCGTCGAGCGCATGGCCCGCGAGCTCGCGGAGAACCCGGACGACGTGACGGTCATCGCCACGGGCGGCCTGGCCCCGATGGTGCTGGGCGAGTCCTCGGTGATCGACGAGCACGAGCCGTGGCTGACGCTGGTGGGGCTGCGGCTGGTGTACGAGCGGAACGTGTCGCGCATGTGAGGCGGGGCGGGACGCGCGTCCGGCCGGGTGGCGCCGCGCGCCACACCCGCCCGCCCTGTGTCGAATTTGTCTGATTAGCGCGTACTGTCGCCGCATGCCCACGCCATACGGATCCCGCGGCGGCATGGCGTTCGGTGTGGAGGAGCTGCGTGTGCTCCGCCGCGCTCTCGCTCTTGCCCTTCACCCCCGAACCGCCTCGGCCGAGGATGTTCAGGACTGTCTCCGCCTAGCCGACTCCCTCGACGAGGCGATGCGTGAGGGCGCCCGGCTGCGTGCCTTCCTGGTGGCCGACCTCGCCCGGTACCGCGCCGCCCTGCCCGGCACCGCCGCCGGCTACCTCGCCCTCCTGGAGGAAGCGCTGAGCGCCGGGTACCGTCCGGAGGTCGACGACCTCGCCTCCTTGCGGGCCCTGCGCGGCAACCCCGTCGCGGCGGCCCTGCTCGACCGCTGTCTGGTCCTCGCCGAGCAGGGCATCCGCGCCCGTCTCGCACGCGGGACGGCCCGGCGCACCACCCCGGCCGTCCCGGCCTCCCGTACCCGCCTCCTGGCCCTTCCCGGGGGTCTTTCGGACCGCTCCCCGGGCGCCGACGAGGACCTTGCCGCGGAGCCCGCCGAGAAGCCCGAGCAGCCGGAGAAGAAGCCCATGGACAAACCGGCCACCCCCAAGCCGGCCCCCGAGCGCCCCATCCCCACCCCCGGCGAGGTCTTCCCCCGCCGCAAGCCGGCCCCGCCGCCCTCGAACCCGCCGCAGCAGCTCGCCGCGGGCTGAGCCGCGTGCGGGCCGTCCCCCGGGCCCGCACGCACCCCCGGCCCCGCCCGCGTCCGGCCCGTGGCTACCCTGGACGCATGGACTACGTCTCCGCGCTCGTGCCCCCGGTCGTCATGGCCGTGTTCTTCATCGGCGTGATCAGGGTGATCGTGAAGACCCAGGGCGGGGCCAACAAGGCCAAGGAGGATGCGGCCGTCGACGCCGCCCTCGCGCGCGTGGAGGGCACCCAGCAGGCCTCCGCGCGCGGCGACGCCTGAGCCTCCCGGCCGACGCGCCCTCATCGGCGTACGACTCTCTTTTTCCGAGTCGTACGCCCTTTTTGTTCCTGTTTGCCGGTCAACCGCACGTCCGGCACGCCAATGACGGTTTCTCCCACTATTGTGCTGAGCTGTGCCTCGCCCATTGGGAGAACTCGAAGACGCGGTCATGACGCGGGTGTGGAAGTGGAACCGCCCGGTGACCGTTCGGGAAGTCCTGGAAGACCTTCAACAGGAACGGTCCATCGCCTACACCACGGTGATGACCGTTTTGGACAATCTCCATCAGAAGGGCTGGGTGCGACGGGAGGCCGAAGGGCGTGCCTATCGATATGAAGCCGTCTCCACCCGGGCCGCCTACGCAGCGGCGCTGATGAACGAGGCCTGGTCGCAGAGTGACAACCCCGCCGCCGCTCTCGTCGCGTTCTTCGGCATGATGAGCGAGGAACAGCGGCTGTCGCTGCGGGACGCCGTACACATCGTCCAAGGACCGGAAACCGTCGAAGCCCCACGGGATACCGCTGCCGAAACCGGCGGCGAGAACCCCGGCTCGGCGCCGGAGGGTGACGGGCGATAGCGTCCGCACATGTCAGCAGAGAGCTCGTCCGCCCGGAGTACCGAAGTCAGCGCAAAAGCCATCACGGTCCGGCGGGCCCGCACCAGCGATGTCCCGGCCGTACGCAGTCTCCTCGACGAGTACGTCCGCGCCCGCATCCTGCTCGACAAAGCCACCGTGACGCTTTACGAGGACATCCAGGAGTTCTGGGTCGCCGAACGCGATGACAACGGCGAGGTGGTCGGCTGCGGCGCACTGCACGTCATGTGGGAAGACCTCGCTGAAGTGCGCACTCTCGCCGTGAAGCTCGGACTGAAGGGCGCCGGCGTCGGTCATCAGTTGCTGGAGAAGTTGCTGCACACCGCGCGCTGGCTCGGTGTTCGCCGGGTTTTCTGTCTGACCTTCGAAGTGGACTTCTTCGGCAAGCACGGCTTCGTCGAGATCGGCGAGACTCCGGTCGACACCGATGTCTACGCGGAGCTGCTGCGTTCCTATGACGAGGGTGTCGCGGAGTTCCTCGGTCTCGAACGAGTGAAACCGAACACCTTGGGCAACAGTCGGATGCTTCTGCATCTGTGATCGTCTTGCCCTATTCCATGGGACGGCCCTGCCCAGGTTCCCTATGTCCGAAACGCGCATGTTTCCGGACCGGAGGTGGCCAGTCCGTCTCTCCCAGGGGTTTGTGTTTTCCCAGCAAAAGCGGTTTGCTTTCCGACGTACTGCAGTACTGCATATAACAGGGGGCGGCGAAACGGCGGACGCCGCAGACCCCAGTCCCTCAAGTTATCGATGAAAGGAAATCCGGTGGCACAGAAGGTTCAGGTCCTTCTTGTCGACGACCTCGACGGCGGCGAGGCGGACGAGACCGTGACGTTCGCGTTGGACGGCAAGACGTACGAGATCGATCTCACGACTGCCAATGCGGACAAGCTCCGTGGCCTTCTCGAGGCTTACGTGAAGGGCGGTCGTCGTACCGGAGGCCGCGCCGCGGGAGGCCGCGGAAAGGCGCGCGCCACTTCCGGCGGCAGCCAGGACACCGCGCAGATCCGCGCGT
Above is a window of Streptomyces sp. NBC_00490 DNA encoding:
- a CDS encoding L-aspartate oxidase; translation: MTSTGIRLHAPAPGWSIDADVVVVGSGVAGLTAALRCEAAGLRTVVVTKARLDDGSTRWAQGGIAAALGEGDTPEQHLDDTLVAGAGLCDEEAVRILVTEGPDAVHRLIETGAHFDESEEGGLELTREGGHHRRRIAHAGGDATGAEISRALVEAVRARGLRTIENALVLDLLTDADGRTAGVTLHVMGEGQHDGVGAVHAPAVVLATGGMGQVFSATTNPSVSTGDGVALALRAGAEVSDLEFVQFHPTVLFLGPDAEGQQPLVSEAVRGEGAHLVDAGGVRFMVGQHELAELAPRDIVAKGIMRRMQEQDVEHMFLDARHFGATMWEHRFPTILAACRAHGIDPVTEPIPIAPAAHYASGGVRTDAQGRTTVPGLYACGEVACTGVHGANRLASNSLLEGLVYAERIVEDIAAVHAANGLHARVPAPVERPETPAHPLQSPEARFAIQRAMTNGAGVLRSADSLEKAAEQLQRLHTDAREALTENGKTAEPGVDTWEATNLLCVARVLVAAARVREETRGCHWREDRPDRDDAAWRRHIVVRLNPDRTLAVHTTDTADFPPTRQPLQEQ
- the nadC gene encoding carboxylating nicotinate-nucleotide diphosphorylase, with amino-acid sequence MSTPDLPLAETGGCGDGCACGADGGEEYLECGLDPALAQLLADAGLDPVEVEDIANVAIQEDLDHGVDVTTVATIPEDAVATADFVAREAGVVAGLRVAEAVVSVVCEDEFEVERHVEDGDRVEAGQKLLSVTTRTRDLLTAERSALNLLCRLSGIATATRAWADALEGTKARVRDTRKTTPGLRSLEKFAVRCGGGVNHRMSLSDAALVKDNHVVAAGGVAQAFKAVRETFPDVPIEVEVDTLDQLREVVDAGADLILLDNFTPQECVEAVALVDGRAALEASGRLTLDNARVYAETGVDYLAVGALTHSSPILDVGLDLREAE
- a CDS encoding type III pantothenate kinase yields the protein MLLTIDVGNTHTVLGLFDGEEIVEHWRISTDARRTADELAVLLQGLMGMHPLLGEELGDGIDGIAICATVPSVLHELREVTRRYYGDVPAVLVEPGVKTGVPILTDNPKEVGADRIINAVAAVELYGGPAIVVDFGTATTFDAVSARGEYVGGVIAPGIEISVEALGVRGAQLRKIEVARPRSVIGKNTVEAMQSGIIYGFAGQVDGVVERMARELAENPDDVTVIATGGLAPMVLGESSVIDEHEPWLTLVGLRLVYERNVSRM
- a CDS encoding BlaI/MecI/CopY family transcriptional regulator; the encoded protein is MGELEDAVMTRVWKWNRPVTVREVLEDLQQERSIAYTTVMTVLDNLHQKGWVRREAEGRAYRYEAVSTRAAYAAALMNEAWSQSDNPAAALVAFFGMMSEEQRLSLRDAVHIVQGPETVEAPRDTAAETGGENPGSAPEGDGR
- a CDS encoding amino-acid N-acetyltransferase, with product MSAESSSARSTEVSAKAITVRRARTSDVPAVRSLLDEYVRARILLDKATVTLYEDIQEFWVAERDDNGEVVGCGALHVMWEDLAEVRTLAVKLGLKGAGVGHQLLEKLLHTARWLGVRRVFCLTFEVDFFGKHGFVEIGETPVDTDVYAELLRSYDEGVAEFLGLERVKPNTLGNSRMLLHL
- a CDS encoding histone-like nucleoid-structuring protein Lsr2, whose translation is MAQKVQVLLVDDLDGGEADETVTFALDGKTYEIDLTTANADKLRGLLEAYVKGGRRTGGRAAGGRGKARATSGGSQDTAQIRAWAKENGLEVNDRGRVPASIREAYEKANA